A genome region from Euzebyales bacterium includes the following:
- the tyrS gene encoding tyrosine--tRNA ligase has translation MSDVAEQLKVLTHGVADIQPYDEFERKLRQVAAGERPPLRVKLGIDPTSTDLHIGHSVVFRKLAEFQRFGHTAVLIIGGFTAQVGDPSGKSATRPRLSPDEVTANAETYLEQVRLVLEESPLEITDNRDWLAGMTLNDVLMLTSQMTVARMLERADFAQRYVAQTPIAISEFLYPLLQGRDSVAVRADVELGGTDQTFNLMAGRGLQQAAGQEPQCVLTMPLIEGLDGSAKMSKSLGNVIGITDEPHDMYGKAMRLRDELIVKYLRLVTDVPPDEVDDIAARLADGSLNPRDAKRRLARELVTLYHSADAARAAEERFDVQFRDRGIPDDIPTVVLDGDRWFLPSLLQIAALVSSGSEARRMVAQGAVRLDGEVLTDATAEYDLQHLDGAVLQVGKRRFARLRAGSTTPTPSPNS, from the coding sequence ATGAGTGACGTAGCAGAACAGCTGAAGGTCCTGACCCACGGTGTGGCCGACATCCAGCCTTACGACGAGTTCGAGCGCAAGCTCCGGCAGGTCGCGGCGGGGGAGCGTCCACCGTTGCGGGTGAAGCTGGGCATCGATCCGACGAGCACCGACCTGCACATCGGCCACTCGGTCGTGTTCCGCAAGCTGGCCGAGTTCCAGCGGTTCGGACACACCGCCGTGCTGATCATCGGCGGCTTCACCGCGCAGGTCGGGGACCCGTCGGGCAAGTCGGCCACGCGTCCCAGGTTGAGCCCCGACGAGGTGACGGCCAACGCCGAGACCTACCTCGAGCAGGTCCGGCTGGTTCTCGAAGAGTCGCCGCTGGAGATCACCGACAACCGGGACTGGCTCGCCGGCATGACGCTGAACGACGTCCTCATGCTGACGAGCCAGATGACGGTGGCGCGCATGCTCGAGCGGGCGGACTTCGCCCAGCGCTACGTCGCGCAGACGCCGATCGCGATCAGCGAGTTCCTCTACCCGCTGCTGCAGGGCCGCGACTCGGTCGCCGTGCGTGCGGATGTCGAGCTCGGCGGGACCGACCAGACCTTCAACCTGATGGCCGGGCGCGGCCTGCAGCAGGCCGCCGGCCAGGAGCCCCAGTGCGTGCTCACCATGCCGCTGATCGAGGGGCTCGACGGGTCGGCGAAGATGTCGAAGTCGCTGGGCAACGTCATCGGCATCACCGACGAGCCCCACGACATGTACGGCAAGGCGATGCGTCTGCGCGACGAGCTCATCGTCAAGTACCTCCGGCTGGTCACTGACGTCCCGCCCGACGAGGTCGACGACATCGCCGCGCGGCTGGCGGACGGCAGCCTGAACCCACGAGACGCCAAGCGCCGGCTCGCACGTGAGCTGGTGACGCTCTACCACTCGGCCGATGCCGCGCGTGCGGCCGAAGAACGGTTCGACGTGCAGTTCCGGGATCGCGGGATCCCCGACGACATCCCCACCGTCGTGCTCGACGGTGACCGCTGGTTCCTGCCCTCCCTGCTGCAGATCGCGGCGCTGGTCTCCAGCGGCTCCGAGGCGCGCCGGATGGTCGCGCAGGGCGCCGTGCGCCTCGACGGCGAGGTACTGACCGACGCTACCGCCGAGTATGACCTCCAACACCTCGACGGCGCCGTGCTCCAAGTTGGCAAGCGCCGCTTCGCCAGGCTACGGGCAGGGAGCACGACGCCTACCCCCAGCCCCAACAGTTGA
- a CDS encoding DUF1697 domain-containing protein translates to MPTHVALLRGINVGGRSRVAMADLRAVVTELGHADVATYIASGNVVFTSDRDDTAALADELERAIADRLDVAPPVVVLTRAKLAEVVAANPYPDATDDRHVHAVFHREAVRPDAAAVGEAERRAREEGSRDSATVVGPTVYLHTPDGMGRSRLAELLDRGDAIAAGTARNWRTVTRLLGMLDG, encoded by the coding sequence ATGCCCACCCACGTCGCGCTGCTCCGCGGGATCAACGTCGGCGGCCGCAGCAGGGTCGCCATGGCCGATCTACGCGCGGTCGTCACCGAGCTCGGTCATGCGGACGTGGCGACCTACATCGCCAGCGGCAACGTCGTGTTCACCAGCGATCGCGACGACACGGCAGCCCTGGCCGACGAGCTCGAGCGGGCGATCGCGGACCGGCTCGACGTGGCGCCGCCCGTCGTGGTCCTCACCCGGGCGAAGCTCGCGGAAGTCGTGGCCGCCAACCCGTACCCCGACGCCACCGACGACCGTCACGTCCACGCCGTGTTCCACCGCGAGGCGGTCAGGCCGGACGCCGCAGCGGTCGGGGAGGCCGAGCGGCGTGCGCGGGAGGAGGGCAGCCGTGACAGCGCGACCGTCGTCGGACCCACCGTGTACCTGCACACCCCCGACGGCATGGGACGCAGCCGGCTCGCCGAGCTGCTCGACCGCGGGGACGCGATCGCGGCCGGCACGGCGCGGAACTGGCGCACGGTGACGCGCCTGCTCGGGATGCTCGACGGCTGA
- a CDS encoding DNA-3-methyladenine glycosylase: MSATDDVVGVRLDRAFFGRDATVVAPALVGMLLGRPGDDLWGRVVEVEAYRQDDPACHAYRRRTDRNDPLWGPPGHAYVYRSYGVHWCFNVSTGADGVAQGCLIRAARPVRGLELMRARRAGAPDRELLRGPAKLCEAFDLTGAHSGRDVCADGPIVFHDDGERPEIAAGPRVGVSVAADVPWRFHLAGSRWVSAYRRSPRAPRP; the protein is encoded by the coding sequence GTGAGCGCAACCGACGACGTGGTCGGCGTGCGGCTGGACCGTGCGTTCTTCGGGCGTGACGCGACCGTGGTCGCGCCCGCCCTCGTCGGCATGCTGCTGGGCCGCCCCGGCGACGACCTGTGGGGACGTGTCGTCGAGGTCGAGGCCTACAGGCAGGACGACCCCGCCTGCCACGCCTACCGGCGCCGCACCGACCGCAACGACCCGCTCTGGGGTCCGCCCGGGCACGCCTACGTGTATCGCAGCTACGGTGTCCACTGGTGCTTCAACGTCTCGACCGGGGCCGACGGTGTCGCGCAGGGCTGCCTGATCCGCGCCGCCCGGCCGGTGCGTGGTCTCGAGCTCATGCGCGCGCGGCGTGCCGGCGCGCCCGACCGGGAGCTCCTGCGCGGTCCGGCCAAGCTGTGCGAGGCCTTCGACCTGACCGGCGCCCACAGTGGACGCGACGTCTGTGCCGACGGGCCGATCGTCTTCCACGACGACGGCGAGCGCCCCGAGATCGCGGCCGGGCCACGGGTCGGCGTCTCCGTCGCGGCTGACGTCCCGTGGCGGTTCCACCTCGCCGGTTCGCGCTGGGTGTCGGCCTACCGGCGCAGCCCCCGCGCGCCGCGACCGTAG
- the polX gene encoding DNA polymerase/3'-5' exonuclease PolX, producing the protein MPWANEELGRQFGEIADLLKLSGADRFRVRAYERARDAVASAPVDLGELDATELAGIEGIGDSTARKIVEFQRDGEIGMLAELRRHVPPGLISLVQVPGLGPKTARILYEQLGVDSLDGLRDALSSGKVRGLKGLGAKTEKNLRAGLQRLDATLTERTPLADVIGVAEELMARARALPDVVDATLAGSVRRGRDTVRDLDLLVATERPAEVLAAIAADELVRDVVAHGDTKLTVISARELQVDVRAVDPAVWGAALIYFTGSKAHNVRIRERALRQGATLSEYGLVSRDDGRLLAGADEAGVYAALGLAWIPPTLREDRSEVTAAAEGTLPDVVTTLRGDLHGHSDWSGDGRASIEQMATAAADGGLEYWAVTDHAEALAINGLTAAQFADRRAVLAGLAGSVGVTLLDGAELNIGVDGELDYDDDVLGLFDFCVASVHTALGRDADAQTARIITAMRNPSVHAIGHLTGRKIGRRPGFEVHFDQILEAALGTGTALEVNASPRRLDLSDDHVRRAVDAGVTLTISSDAHQPSELDYLRFGIATAQRGWARTADVLNCRDVDGVREFVARKRASGGR; encoded by the coding sequence GTGCCGTGGGCGAACGAGGAGCTGGGTCGCCAGTTCGGTGAGATCGCCGACCTGCTCAAGCTGTCCGGCGCCGACCGATTCCGCGTGCGAGCGTATGAGCGTGCCAGGGACGCGGTGGCGTCCGCCCCCGTCGACCTTGGCGAGCTGGACGCGACCGAGCTGGCGGGCATCGAGGGCATCGGGGACTCGACCGCGCGGAAGATCGTGGAGTTCCAGCGGGACGGCGAGATCGGGATGCTCGCCGAGCTCCGCCGCCACGTCCCACCCGGTCTCATCTCACTCGTCCAGGTGCCGGGCCTGGGTCCGAAGACCGCCCGGATCCTGTACGAGCAGCTGGGCGTGGACTCCCTCGACGGTCTGCGCGACGCCCTGTCGTCGGGGAAGGTGCGCGGGCTGAAGGGGCTCGGAGCGAAGACCGAGAAGAACCTGCGGGCAGGGCTGCAACGCCTCGACGCGACGCTGACCGAGCGCACGCCACTGGCGGACGTCATCGGCGTGGCCGAGGAGCTGATGGCACGGGCCCGGGCGCTGCCGGACGTCGTCGACGCCACGCTGGCCGGCAGCGTCAGGCGGGGCCGTGACACCGTCCGCGATCTCGACCTGCTGGTCGCGACCGAGCGGCCCGCCGAGGTCCTGGCCGCGATCGCCGCCGACGAGCTCGTCCGTGATGTCGTTGCCCACGGTGACACGAAGCTGACCGTCATCAGCGCCCGCGAACTGCAGGTGGACGTGCGCGCCGTCGACCCGGCGGTGTGGGGTGCTGCGCTGATCTACTTCACAGGATCGAAGGCCCACAACGTCCGCATCCGCGAGCGCGCGTTGCGGCAGGGCGCCACGCTCAGCGAGTACGGGCTGGTCTCCCGGGACGACGGGCGGCTGCTCGCCGGCGCCGACGAGGCCGGGGTCTACGCGGCGCTCGGGCTGGCCTGGATCCCGCCGACGCTGCGGGAGGACCGCAGCGAGGTCACGGCCGCGGCCGAGGGTACGCTGCCCGACGTCGTCACCACCCTCCGCGGTGACCTCCACGGTCACAGCGACTGGTCCGGTGATGGCCGTGCGTCGATCGAGCAGATGGCCACCGCGGCCGCCGACGGGGGCCTCGAGTACTGGGCGGTCACCGATCACGCCGAGGCCCTGGCGATCAACGGGCTGACCGCCGCACAGTTCGCGGACCGGCGCGCGGTGCTGGCCGGGTTGGCCGGTTCGGTCGGGGTCACGCTGCTCGATGGTGCAGAGCTGAACATCGGCGTGGACGGCGAGCTCGACTACGACGACGACGTGCTCGGCCTGTTCGACTTCTGCGTGGCCAGCGTCCACACGGCACTGGGTCGCGACGCCGACGCCCAGACGGCCCGCATCATCACGGCGATGCGCAACCCGTCGGTGCACGCCATCGGCCACCTGACGGGGCGCAAGATCGGCAGGCGTCCCGGCTTCGAGGTCCACTTCGACCAGATCCTGGAGGCTGCACTGGGGACGGGGACGGCGCTGGAGGTCAACGCCTCGCCCCGCCGCCTCGACCTGTCAGACGACCACGTGCGGCGCGCGGTCGACGCCGGCGTGACCCTGACGATCTCGAGCGACGCGCACCAGCCGAGCGAGCTGGATTACCTGCGCTTCGGGATCGCGACCGCTCAGCGCGGCTGGGCGCGTACGGCTGACGTGCTCAACTGTCGTGACGTCGATGGGGTGCGCGAGTTCGTCGCCCGAAAGCGCGCGAGCGGCGGGAGGTGA
- a CDS encoding MFS transporter, whose product MPALRPLGDREFRLLTFATLTSVLGDGMMRVALPLQVLAITNDDPLAIGFVGLAWTLGHAVSLPLGGVTSDRHDRRSVMIGSDLVRALAIGTMALLALSGALRLPQVIALGLSFGFANGFFNPASRSLVPDLIPTDELPTANALLGFARPLQLWVIGPLVGGAVVGLAGPGAALLVDAGTFLVSAALLARLSRRGPAAEPAAAGIVADAREGLAYVSANRWAAVWFTASALSTLAFHGPFDVLVPTMLKTDVGLSEAQAGWWMAMIFASGGVGALLASSFVGQRGLPRRFMLLLYSAEALSLFGLAMFAFLTRFWEALVIGLVVFGAVVTSEIIGDTNLQREVPRHLLGRVTSLEWFVAIGMAPISFAIAGPLGRILGPRPVLVAFGVFAGTAVAALAIVPGARSPELRRRRPGGRARDLAQAPLGGTGGAS is encoded by the coding sequence ATGCCAGCGCTCCGACCCCTGGGTGACCGCGAGTTCCGCCTGCTCACGTTCGCGACGCTGACATCGGTCCTCGGCGACGGCATGATGCGCGTCGCGCTTCCGCTGCAGGTGCTGGCCATCACCAACGACGACCCACTGGCGATCGGGTTCGTCGGCCTCGCATGGACGCTCGGCCACGCCGTCAGCCTACCGCTGGGTGGTGTGACCAGCGATCGTCACGACCGCCGCAGCGTGATGATTGGCAGTGACCTCGTGCGGGCGCTGGCAATCGGGACCATGGCCCTGCTCGCCCTGTCCGGTGCGCTGCGGCTTCCGCAGGTGATCGCGCTGGGGCTGTCGTTCGGGTTCGCCAACGGGTTCTTCAACCCGGCGTCGCGGTCGCTGGTGCCCGACCTCATCCCCACCGACGAGCTGCCCACGGCCAACGCGCTGCTCGGGTTCGCGCGACCCCTGCAGCTGTGGGTGATCGGCCCGCTCGTCGGCGGTGCGGTCGTCGGCCTCGCGGGACCGGGTGCCGCCCTCCTCGTGGATGCGGGAACCTTCCTGGTGTCCGCGGCGCTGCTCGCGCGGCTCAGCAGGCGGGGACCGGCCGCCGAACCGGCGGCCGCCGGGATCGTCGCGGATGCCCGCGAGGGCCTGGCCTACGTCAGCGCCAACCGCTGGGCGGCTGTGTGGTTCACGGCCTCCGCCCTGTCGACGCTGGCGTTCCACGGGCCGTTCGACGTGCTGGTCCCGACCATGCTCAAGACCGACGTCGGGCTGAGCGAGGCCCAGGCGGGCTGGTGGATGGCGATGATCTTCGCCTCCGGGGGCGTCGGCGCGCTGCTCGCGTCGTCGTTCGTCGGGCAACGCGGGCTGCCCCGACGGTTCATGCTCCTGCTGTACAGCGCGGAGGCGCTGTCGCTGTTCGGGCTCGCCATGTTCGCGTTCCTGACGCGGTTCTGGGAGGCACTGGTGATCGGCCTGGTGGTCTTCGGTGCCGTCGTGACCAGCGAGATCATCGGTGACACGAACCTCCAGCGGGAGGTCCCGCGCCACCTGCTCGGCCGCGTGACGAGCCTCGAGTGGTTCGTCGCCATCGGCATGGCACCGATCAGCTTCGCCATCGCCGGACCGCTGGGTCGCATCCTCGGCCCCCGGCCGGTGCTGGTCGCGTTCGGTGTGTTCGCCGGCACGGCGGTCGCCGCGCTGGCGATCGTACCGGGCGCCCGGTCGCCGGAGCTGCGGCGTCGCCGCCCCGGCGGCCGTGCCCGTGACCTGGCTCAGGCGCCCCTGGGCGGGACGGGTGGCGCCAGCTGA